A region of Pyxidicoccus parkwaysis DNA encodes the following proteins:
- a CDS encoding nuclear transport factor 2 family protein: MKVQLTLTAIVFALSIHTTAAAEGKNPPAAASTKKDKEMTAAAAATTATKSAADVVKGFFDAFGKGDGEAVVNSFHKDAVITAVRKGERKGTQLHGTYNGQQGAKDFVTNLGKNFDTKAFSVDSVIGEGNVAFASGAFVHNIRTTGKPYASDWALKVIVKDGKILEYHFYEDSAGFVEASKN; encoded by the coding sequence ATGAAGGTCCAGCTGACCCTTACCGCCATCGTTTTCGCTCTCTCCATTCACACCACGGCTGCGGCCGAGGGCAAGAACCCGCCCGCCGCTGCCTCCACCAAGAAGGACAAGGAAATGACCGCTGCCGCTGCCGCCACCACCGCCACCAAGAGCGCCGCTGACGTCGTGAAGGGCTTCTTCGATGCCTTCGGGAAGGGTGACGGCGAGGCCGTCGTGAACTCCTTCCACAAGGACGCCGTCATCACCGCCGTCCGCAAGGGCGAGCGCAAGGGCACCCAGCTCCACGGTACCTACAACGGCCAGCAGGGCGCGAAGGACTTCGTGACCAACCTGGGGAAGAACTTCGACACCAAGGCGTTCTCTGTCGATTCCGTCATCGGTGAGGGCAACGTCGCCTTCGCCAGCGGCGCCTTCGTCCACAACATCCGCACCACCGGCAAGCCCTATGCCAGCGATTGGGCCCTCAAGGTCATCGTCAAGGATGGCAAGATTCTCGAGTACCACTTCTACGAGGACTCCGCGGGCTTCGTCGAGGCCAGCAAGAACTGA
- a CDS encoding AraC family transcriptional regulator, translated as MDVLANVLGVTQLGNTMLCQSELLSPWGLDIEANTKTAVHLVQRGVCWLRLEGEREPMRLVPGDVVLVGSGVRHFMTDDPGSQVEPWEQALEKMKLRIASLPQNASADTTVLLCAAYEFEQHGQHPLLALLPKLIRLNVDYTEESGQFQALVRLLAHESGRKLPGSEIVIPRLVDSLFVYIVRAWMASQPVGAGGWFGALRDPQIGRALSLIHENPEQPWTVESLAARVALSRAAFARRFVELVGEPPLKYLTRWRMSLAAKILKTTTESVDVVAARVGYDSPTGFGKAFQRYLRVAPGRYRSSSHPERAASSQHDFDAANESDESSEQELMPSLHEAPAAGPRVLRVASGRDSRLRD; from the coding sequence ATGGACGTACTCGCGAACGTGCTGGGCGTTACGCAACTGGGTAACACGATGCTCTGTCAGTCGGAGCTGCTGTCGCCGTGGGGGCTCGACATCGAGGCCAACACGAAGACGGCCGTGCACCTCGTGCAGCGGGGCGTGTGCTGGCTGCGGCTCGAGGGAGAGCGTGAGCCGATGCGGCTCGTGCCGGGCGACGTGGTGCTCGTGGGCAGCGGCGTGCGCCACTTCATGACGGACGACCCGGGCTCGCAGGTGGAGCCGTGGGAGCAGGCGCTGGAGAAGATGAAGCTGCGCATCGCCTCGCTGCCGCAGAACGCGTCCGCGGACACCACGGTGCTTCTGTGCGCGGCCTACGAGTTCGAGCAGCACGGGCAGCACCCGCTGCTGGCGCTCCTGCCGAAGCTCATCCGCCTCAACGTGGACTACACGGAGGAGAGCGGCCAGTTCCAGGCGCTGGTGCGGCTCTTGGCGCACGAGTCGGGGCGCAAGCTGCCGGGCTCGGAAATCGTCATCCCGCGGCTGGTGGACAGCCTGTTCGTCTACATCGTGCGGGCGTGGATGGCGAGCCAGCCGGTGGGCGCCGGAGGCTGGTTCGGGGCGCTGAGAGACCCGCAGATTGGACGCGCGCTCTCGCTCATCCATGAGAATCCAGAGCAGCCGTGGACGGTGGAGAGCCTGGCGGCGAGGGTGGCGCTGTCGCGCGCGGCCTTCGCGCGGCGCTTCGTGGAGCTCGTGGGCGAGCCTCCGCTGAAGTACCTGACGCGGTGGCGGATGAGCCTCGCCGCGAAGATTCTGAAGACGACGACGGAGTCCGTGGACGTCGTGGCGGCGCGCGTGGGGTACGACTCGCCCACGGGGTTCGGCAAGGCGTTCCAGCGCTACCTGCGCGTGGCGCCGGGCCGCTACCGCTCGTCGAGCCATCCGGAGCGTGCCGCGAGCTCGCAGCACGACTTCGACGCGGCGAACGAGTCCGACGAGTCCTCGGAGCAGGAGCTGATGCCCTCGCTCCACGAGGCTCCGGCGGCGGGCCCCCGGGTGCTGCGCGTGGCCTCCGGACGGGACAGCCGCCTGCGGGACTGA
- a CDS encoding protein kinase domain-containing protein, which produces MGTYRIVKKLAAGGMAEVFLGKVVGAEGFEKPVAVKRILPSYVQDSAFVELFLREAKVSVALQHGNVVQVLDLGTSAGQYYMVMEFVDGENLRALLKAARQQQLPMGLREVCFIAQQVADGLAYAHGRTDRAGAPLNIIHRDINPSNVMVSSNGGVKLADFGIAKSAGAHQETQAGVLKGKINYLSPEQVQGRTVDQRSDIFLLGLLLYEMLAGRRLFDGSYPHIIHMLGSFDERTLEPLPGVPPPLWTILLRSLAASPASRYQTAREFSESMQSFLFDHRLRVGSADIAGLFGRAFPDRHSPLEDLDGVPGEEIRLEGEELPRLHTPPSRDARRAPPGPPPMLRPAGSPPLPPGVQVPVAAARPVANPPPPPPLAMARPAASPPPPPPLAVAPPPRNPSVPPPPPGQRARMRQQLGAILVARGMVTAQSLEEALALQKKRGGRLGQLLVVERKLDPENLVRALSEQTGMPHITDEKLLAVPVPEELVRQVPRELCEKLCAVPVAVRGRELFCAVLDPRDVQVTDALKFSTRAVAVQGLFATEQAIRKAIRRFYPNLEEETGIDVEATDGRARMLEFVEQFTGRAAFEARELSGAEESEPRTPTPAESSSRRIHQSDARARMVLVVAEPSEPREAAVKLLLMEGLAAATSPAAEAERALSLGGYDLVLVLEDAVEDAAGMAQRLRTAHPRVEVRLLPSYSAALMGEGGPLMRLSALQTRLLDGVLSMLGGSAALAPFVTRLARRIGTRMGAGSVEETLIGTAASALALAARLEEPARFTLPSRARALALVGSGLPEVVEVLTAVLPDGGETPAPVSRTAGALLCAASFVSEVQSAQADPTDAAHALQALRQDPRLPPAALEALAAELSASAVGQDKAAPRVVVSETNAANAMTLQIRLMAEGLATVRAQSRAEVERALGAGAQAAILADPLPDGSLHAVLQALRKNAATEDLPVYLIVDKEDPAVVTAGLEAGADDVMVRPANVEVLIAKLRRAIQQRQAARRNVRAVN; this is translated from the coding sequence GTGGGGACCTACCGGATAGTGAAGAAGCTGGCCGCGGGCGGCATGGCCGAGGTGTTCCTGGGGAAGGTGGTGGGGGCGGAGGGCTTCGAGAAGCCCGTGGCCGTCAAGCGCATCCTGCCCTCGTACGTGCAGGACTCCGCCTTCGTGGAGTTGTTCCTGCGCGAGGCGAAGGTCTCCGTCGCCCTCCAGCACGGCAACGTGGTGCAGGTGCTGGACCTCGGTACGAGCGCCGGCCAGTACTACATGGTGATGGAGTTCGTGGACGGGGAGAACCTGCGCGCGCTCCTCAAGGCGGCCCGGCAGCAGCAGCTCCCCATGGGCCTGCGCGAGGTGTGCTTCATCGCGCAGCAGGTGGCGGACGGGCTCGCCTACGCGCATGGCCGCACGGACCGGGCCGGCGCGCCGCTCAACATCATCCACCGCGACATCAACCCGTCCAACGTCATGGTCTCCAGCAACGGAGGCGTGAAGCTGGCGGATTTCGGCATCGCCAAGTCGGCCGGCGCGCACCAGGAGACGCAGGCCGGCGTGCTGAAGGGGAAAATCAACTACCTCTCCCCCGAGCAGGTCCAGGGCCGCACCGTGGACCAGCGCAGCGACATCTTCCTGCTGGGGCTGCTGCTGTACGAGATGCTCGCCGGACGCAGGCTCTTCGACGGCTCGTACCCGCACATCATCCACATGCTCGGCAGCTTCGACGAGCGCACGCTGGAGCCACTCCCCGGCGTGCCCCCGCCACTGTGGACCATCCTGCTGCGCTCGCTCGCGGCGTCGCCCGCCTCCCGCTACCAGACGGCGCGCGAGTTCTCCGAGTCCATGCAGAGCTTCCTCTTCGACCACCGGCTGCGCGTGGGCTCGGCGGACATCGCCGGCCTCTTCGGCCGCGCCTTCCCCGACCGCCACTCGCCGCTGGAGGACCTGGACGGCGTGCCCGGTGAGGAAATCCGGCTGGAGGGCGAGGAGCTTCCGCGCCTGCACACGCCGCCCTCGCGAGATGCGCGCCGTGCGCCTCCCGGACCTCCGCCCATGCTGCGTCCAGCGGGGAGCCCGCCTCTGCCTCCCGGAGTGCAGGTGCCCGTGGCGGCGGCGCGTCCCGTCGCCAACCCTCCGCCGCCTCCGCCCCTGGCGATGGCACGTCCCGCTGCCAGCCCTCCGCCTCCGCCTCCCCTGGCGGTGGCACCGCCGCCCCGCAATCCCTCCGTGCCGCCTCCGCCTCCCGGGCAGCGGGCGCGCATGCGTCAGCAGCTCGGCGCCATCCTCGTGGCGCGGGGCATGGTGACGGCGCAGTCGCTGGAGGAGGCGCTGGCGCTGCAGAAAAAGCGCGGCGGCAGGCTGGGACAGCTCCTCGTGGTGGAGCGGAAGCTGGACCCGGAGAACCTGGTGCGCGCCCTGTCCGAGCAGACGGGGATGCCCCACATCACCGACGAGAAGCTCCTCGCCGTGCCGGTACCGGAGGAACTGGTGCGGCAGGTGCCTCGCGAGCTGTGCGAGAAGCTGTGCGCCGTGCCGGTGGCCGTGCGCGGACGCGAGCTGTTCTGCGCCGTGCTGGACCCGCGCGACGTGCAGGTGACGGACGCGCTGAAGTTCTCCACGCGCGCCGTGGCGGTGCAGGGGCTCTTCGCCACCGAGCAGGCCATCCGCAAGGCCATCCGCCGCTTCTATCCGAACCTGGAGGAGGAGACGGGCATCGACGTGGAGGCCACCGACGGCCGCGCGCGCATGCTCGAGTTCGTGGAGCAGTTCACCGGCCGCGCCGCGTTCGAAGCGCGCGAGCTCTCAGGAGCCGAGGAGTCCGAGCCGCGCACGCCCACGCCCGCCGAGTCCTCGAGCCGGCGCATCCACCAGAGCGACGCCCGCGCGCGCATGGTGCTGGTGGTGGCCGAGCCTTCAGAGCCGCGTGAGGCCGCGGTGAAGCTGCTGCTGATGGAGGGGCTCGCGGCGGCGACGAGCCCCGCGGCCGAGGCGGAGCGCGCCCTGTCGCTGGGCGGGTACGATTTGGTGCTCGTGCTGGAAGACGCCGTGGAGGACGCGGCGGGCATGGCCCAGCGGCTGCGCACCGCGCACCCGCGCGTGGAGGTGCGCCTGCTACCCTCCTACAGCGCGGCGCTGATGGGCGAGGGCGGCCCGCTCATGAGGCTGAGCGCACTGCAGACGCGACTCCTGGACGGCGTGCTGTCCATGCTGGGCGGGAGCGCGGCGCTGGCCCCCTTCGTCACCCGGCTGGCGCGGAGGATTGGGACGCGGATGGGGGCCGGCAGCGTGGAGGAGACCCTCATCGGCACGGCGGCCTCGGCGCTGGCGCTGGCGGCGCGGCTGGAGGAGCCGGCTCGCTTCACCCTCCCCTCGCGTGCGCGGGCCCTGGCGCTCGTGGGCAGCGGCCTGCCCGAGGTGGTGGAGGTGCTCACCGCCGTGCTGCCGGATGGCGGCGAGACGCCGGCCCCCGTGAGCCGCACGGCCGGCGCGCTGCTGTGCGCGGCGAGCTTCGTCTCCGAGGTACAGAGCGCGCAGGCGGACCCGACGGATGCTGCCCACGCGCTCCAGGCGCTGCGTCAGGACCCGCGCCTTCCGCCCGCCGCGCTGGAGGCCCTGGCGGCCGAATTGAGCGCGAGCGCGGTGGGCCAGGACAAGGCCGCGCCCCGGGTGGTGGTGAGCGAGACGAACGCCGCCAACGCCATGACTTTGCAGATACGCCTCATGGCGGAAGGCCTGGCCACGGTGCGGGCGCAGAGCCGGGCCGAGGTGGAGCGAGCGCTGGGCGCGGGAGCGCAGGCAGCCATCCTCGCGGACCCGCTGCCGGATGGGAGCCTGCACGCCGTCCTCCAGGCGCTGCGGAAGAACGCGGCCACCGAGGACCTGCCGGTGTACCTCATCGTCGACAAGGAGGACCCGGCCGTCGTCACCGCCGGCCTGGAGGCGGGCGCGGACGACGTGATGGTGCGGCCTGCGAACGTGGAGGTGCTCATCGCGAAGCTGCGGCGGGCCATCCAGCAGCGGCAGGCGGCTCGCCGCAACGTGCGGGCAGTGAACTGA
- a CDS encoding GNAT family N-acetyltransferase, translated as MPDVTLSLIHPGHPLYEGELELRFRVLREPLGYTRAQVAFPFEADSLHLVAHQGDTVLGCVLFNPEDAHGGRLFQMAVSPHLQGQGLGARLVRSLEEELRRRGFTHVHLHARGPVVPFYERLGYAVYGEPFTEVGIPHRHMRKALDT; from the coding sequence ATGCCCGACGTCACGCTGTCCCTCATCCACCCCGGTCACCCCCTGTACGAGGGTGAATTGGAATTGCGCTTCCGCGTGCTGCGAGAGCCATTGGGCTACACGCGCGCGCAGGTGGCCTTTCCGTTCGAGGCGGACAGCCTCCACCTCGTGGCCCACCAGGGCGACACCGTGCTGGGGTGTGTCCTCTTCAACCCCGAGGACGCGCACGGCGGCCGCCTCTTCCAGATGGCGGTGTCCCCCCACCTCCAGGGCCAGGGGCTGGGCGCCCGGCTGGTGCGCTCCCTGGAGGAGGAGCTTCGCCGCCGGGGCTTCACCCACGTCCACCTCCACGCGCGCGGGCCCGTCGTCCCCTTCTACGAGCGGCTCGGCTATGCCGTTTACGGGGAGCCTTTCACCGAGGTCGGAATTCCGCATCGGCACATGCGCAAGGCGCTCGACACCTAG
- a CDS encoding NAD(P)H-dependent flavin oxidoreductase, with protein sequence MNGTNDGRSPEDSASEADETTDGPRRPIVVQEGNTLHTRLTRELGVHYPFVSAGMGFVALPPLVIAVSEAGGIGMLGAAPEPAPFLRARLQAIQAGTKRPYGVNFIVASANGQDFTTREHIDTCIAERVPVVSFHWDTPPAEWVKALKAAGTRVWMQVPSVEAARKALDWGADGLIAQGHQAGGHNRSTVPTLKLVRDIRSFAREVMLLAAGGIADGFSAARALHHGADGVWVGTRLVASVEAHAHPGYKQRLVEGDAGDSDVTTLFGPEWPGARIRVLRNRVVREWAGREDRIPTPPPPPERIGTTKLFPGVTGGDAPYPMPKFCAFIPTPGTEGDLEEMCLPASGASMARIEGVQPAGQIVVEMMERAHRVLTNPHGLDSDAEEDDRG encoded by the coding sequence ATGAACGGCACGAACGATGGACGTTCCCCGGAAGACAGCGCGTCCGAGGCAGACGAGACCACCGACGGGCCCCGGCGGCCCATCGTGGTGCAGGAGGGCAACACACTGCACACGCGGCTGACGCGTGAGCTCGGCGTGCACTACCCGTTCGTCAGCGCGGGCATGGGCTTCGTCGCGCTGCCGCCGCTCGTCATCGCCGTGTCGGAAGCAGGAGGCATCGGCATGCTCGGCGCGGCGCCGGAGCCCGCGCCCTTCCTGCGCGCCCGCCTCCAGGCCATCCAGGCAGGCACGAAGCGCCCGTACGGCGTCAACTTCATCGTCGCCAGCGCGAATGGCCAGGACTTCACCACGCGCGAGCACATCGACACGTGCATCGCCGAGCGCGTGCCCGTCGTCTCCTTCCACTGGGACACGCCGCCCGCGGAGTGGGTGAAGGCGCTCAAGGCCGCCGGCACGCGCGTGTGGATGCAGGTGCCCTCGGTGGAGGCGGCGCGCAAGGCGTTGGACTGGGGCGCGGACGGCCTCATCGCGCAGGGCCATCAGGCCGGCGGCCACAACCGGAGCACCGTGCCCACACTGAAGCTGGTGCGCGACATCCGCTCCTTCGCCCGCGAGGTGATGCTGCTGGCCGCCGGTGGCATCGCCGACGGGTTCAGCGCGGCGCGTGCCCTCCACCATGGCGCGGACGGCGTCTGGGTGGGCACCCGGCTGGTGGCCTCCGTCGAAGCGCACGCGCACCCCGGCTACAAGCAGCGGCTGGTGGAGGGCGACGCGGGTGATTCGGACGTCACCACCCTCTTCGGCCCGGAGTGGCCGGGCGCGCGCATCCGCGTGCTGCGCAACCGCGTGGTGCGCGAGTGGGCCGGCCGCGAGGACCGCATCCCCACGCCGCCGCCTCCGCCGGAGCGCATCGGCACCACCAAGCTGTTCCCCGGCGTGACGGGCGGCGACGCGCCCTACCCCATGCCCAAGTTCTGCGCCTTCATCCCCACGCCCGGCACCGAGGGGGATTTGGAGGAGATGTGCCTGCCCGCCAGCGGCGCGAGCATGGCGCGCATCGAAGGCGTGCAGCCCGCCGGGCAAATCGTGGTGGAGATGATGGAGCGCGCGCACCGGGTGCTCACCAATCCCCATGGCCTCGACAGCGACGCCGAGGAGGACGACCGGGGCTGA
- a CDS encoding TonB-dependent receptor domain-containing protein encodes MLPSRSGLFLLSFLLLASPVLADNNADEADIAFELGNEAYSKGQYAEALRSYFTSYRLVPNRNVLFNIARCFEALNKFNEAYRYYNDLLTEDLPTEDAAEVSRSVERLRPKVALVKVTTNPKGAEVYVDRMDLGSRGRSPQTLALTPGRHKVMVKKDGYRPAEATLALVRGREAEQTFELALITGGVELTGTPEGAEVRDSPNGPIIARLPGRARLPPGQRVLYVRASGYAPSQYVVDVPPDGNVPLAVSLRVQDRPTGRLVVTANRDGATVRVDGKPAGFTPTVVPLPEGEHTLEVESREVRPLRQTVTVVADQEVKVHAQLRYAPPPVRAASKSLVSVDEAPASTTVLTQEELRAFGWHTLAEALSGVRGIFLTDDRTYTYLGVRGFSPPGDLNTRILILWDGHSMNDVWAGQGYAAHDLSVDLQEVERIEVVRGPGSALYGTGAFFAVINVVPRESLGPDNHLEITGALGALGSTSGHATAAWEEGDRSILVSASAMTASGADTTRLGSDDIIVTGLDAEKAAGGSLKARIGGFSASAQFNIRSKQLPTAPYGTVPGVSGNIVQDMRAFAEARYERDLSERFSLSLRGTFDMSRYEGTYVYPEGPTKEQGDADWVTAEARARMSLFEGNRLTLGFEGQAQLRVRQTAKGEVLDSQNRKLLSAYLLDEWKLHPRLSVSAGLRLDKYLDLDTTPITPRLAFIARPYEQGLTKLVAGRAFRAPNVYELYYADEISQAASLGLEPETITTFELEHSHDLTDELRLTIAGYHNRISNLVQLRAEDIPSGDCGTTACLRFVNAEGTTLAWGAEAGVHWQPGRWLLVDFSYSYVTLRNANEQVAAAAPAHLVSGRLLMPVGGGDMRLATQATYQSARDTGPGGANSGEALLIGFGLSGDYGPLRYFAGVQNLLDARYTLPVSDENSIAPVPQYGRTFTLQLTGTF; translated from the coding sequence ATGCTTCCCTCCCGTTCCGGCCTGTTCCTCCTGTCGTTCCTGCTCCTGGCCAGCCCCGTGCTCGCGGACAACAACGCGGACGAGGCCGACATCGCCTTCGAGTTGGGCAACGAGGCCTATTCCAAGGGCCAGTACGCCGAGGCGCTGCGCTCGTACTTCACCAGCTACCGCCTCGTCCCCAACCGCAACGTCCTCTTCAACATCGCCCGCTGCTTCGAAGCGCTGAACAAATTCAACGAGGCGTACCGCTACTACAACGACCTGCTCACCGAGGACCTCCCCACCGAGGACGCCGCCGAGGTGTCCCGCTCGGTGGAGCGGCTCCGCCCCAAGGTCGCCCTCGTCAAGGTGACCACCAACCCCAAGGGCGCCGAAGTCTACGTGGACCGCATGGACCTCGGCAGCCGGGGCCGCTCGCCGCAGACGCTCGCGCTGACACCCGGCCGTCACAAGGTCATGGTGAAGAAGGACGGCTACCGCCCCGCCGAGGCCACCCTCGCGCTCGTGCGCGGCCGTGAAGCCGAGCAGACCTTCGAGCTCGCCCTCATCACCGGCGGTGTGGAGCTCACCGGCACGCCCGAGGGCGCCGAGGTGCGTGACTCGCCCAACGGCCCCATCATCGCCCGCCTCCCCGGCCGTGCGCGCCTGCCCCCGGGCCAGCGCGTCCTCTACGTGCGCGCCTCCGGCTATGCCCCGAGCCAGTACGTCGTCGACGTGCCTCCCGACGGCAACGTGCCCCTCGCCGTGTCCCTGCGCGTGCAGGACAGGCCCACCGGCCGGCTCGTCGTCACCGCCAACCGCGACGGCGCCACCGTGCGCGTGGACGGCAAGCCCGCCGGCTTCACCCCCACCGTCGTCCCCCTCCCCGAGGGCGAGCACACGCTCGAGGTGGAGAGCCGCGAGGTCCGCCCGCTGCGGCAGACAGTCACCGTCGTCGCCGACCAGGAGGTGAAGGTCCACGCGCAACTGCGCTACGCGCCGCCGCCCGTGCGCGCCGCGTCCAAGAGCCTCGTGTCCGTGGACGAGGCCCCCGCGTCCACCACCGTGCTCACGCAGGAGGAGCTGCGCGCCTTCGGCTGGCACACCCTCGCCGAGGCCCTGTCCGGCGTGCGCGGCATCTTCCTCACCGACGACCGCACGTACACGTACCTGGGCGTGCGCGGCTTCTCGCCGCCGGGTGACCTCAACACCCGCATCCTCATCCTCTGGGACGGCCACTCCATGAACGACGTCTGGGCCGGCCAGGGCTACGCCGCCCATGACCTCAGCGTGGACCTCCAGGAGGTGGAGCGCATCGAAGTCGTCCGCGGCCCGGGTTCCGCCCTCTACGGTACGGGCGCCTTCTTCGCCGTCATCAACGTGGTGCCGCGCGAGTCGCTCGGCCCGGACAACCACCTGGAAATCACCGGCGCCCTCGGCGCGCTGGGCAGCACGAGCGGGCACGCCACCGCCGCGTGGGAGGAAGGGGACCGCTCCATCCTCGTCAGCGCCTCGGCGATGACCGCTTCGGGTGCCGATACCACGCGCCTGGGAAGCGACGACATCATCGTCACCGGCCTGGACGCGGAGAAGGCCGCGGGCGGCTCGCTCAAGGCGCGCATCGGCGGCTTCTCCGCGAGCGCCCAGTTCAACATCCGCTCCAAGCAGCTGCCCACCGCGCCGTACGGCACCGTGCCCGGTGTCTCGGGCAACATCGTGCAGGACATGCGCGCCTTCGCCGAGGCCCGCTACGAGCGAGACCTCAGCGAGCGCTTCAGCCTGTCCCTGCGCGGCACCTTCGACATGAGCCGCTACGAGGGCACCTACGTCTACCCGGAGGGCCCCACCAAGGAACAGGGCGACGCGGACTGGGTCACCGCCGAGGCCCGCGCGCGAATGAGCCTCTTCGAGGGCAACCGCCTCACCCTGGGCTTCGAAGGCCAGGCCCAGCTGCGCGTACGGCAGACAGCCAAAGGCGAAGTGCTGGACTCGCAGAACCGCAAGCTGCTCTCCGCCTACCTCCTCGACGAGTGGAAGCTGCACCCGCGGCTGAGCGTCTCCGCCGGCCTGCGCCTGGACAAGTACCTGGACCTGGACACCACGCCGATTACACCGCGCCTGGCCTTCATCGCCCGGCCCTATGAACAGGGCCTCACCAAACTCGTCGCCGGCCGCGCCTTCCGCGCACCCAACGTCTACGAGCTCTACTACGCGGACGAAATCTCCCAGGCCGCCTCCCTGGGGCTGGAGCCGGAGACCATCACCACCTTCGAGCTGGAGCACTCGCACGACCTGACGGACGAGCTGCGCCTCACCATCGCCGGCTACCACAACCGCATCTCCAACCTCGTGCAGCTGCGCGCGGAGGACATCCCGTCCGGCGACTGCGGCACCACGGCGTGCCTGCGCTTCGTCAACGCCGAAGGCACCACGCTGGCCTGGGGCGCGGAGGCCGGCGTGCACTGGCAGCCGGGGCGCTGGCTGCTGGTGGACTTCAGCTACTCGTACGTGACGCTGCGCAATGCCAACGAGCAGGTCGCCGCCGCGGCCCCGGCGCACCTCGTCTCCGGGCGCCTGCTGATGCCGGTGGGCGGCGGCGACATGCGGCTGGCCACGCAGGCCACCTACCAGAGCGCGCGCGACACCGGCCCGGGCGGCGCGAACAGCGGCGAGGCGCTGCTCATCGGCTTCGGCCTGTCCGGCGACTATGGCCCGCTGCGCTACTTCGCCGGCGTGCAGAACCTGCTGGACGCGCGCTACACGCTGCCGGTGTCGGACGAGAACTCCATCGCCCCCGTGCCCCAGTACGGCCGCACCTTCACCCTCCAGCTCACCGGGACGTTCTGA
- a CDS encoding response regulator transcription factor: MDTDIRVTERAAATPLLAGCSTGPRDRLFDIALAYARRKRLSSRECEVFTRFVSQGKTSKEIAAELGIAYPTVKLYWTRIYRKLECDDAVGALVAFMREVTMLLPAAASPS; the protein is encoded by the coding sequence ATGGATACGGACATCAGGGTCACCGAGCGGGCCGCGGCCACACCACTCCTCGCCGGTTGTTCCACGGGTCCTCGAGACAGGCTGTTCGACATCGCGCTGGCGTATGCGCGGCGCAAGCGGCTCAGCTCCCGGGAGTGCGAGGTCTTCACCCGCTTCGTGTCTCAAGGGAAGACCAGCAAGGAAATCGCGGCCGAGCTCGGCATCGCGTATCCGACGGTGAAGCTCTACTGGACGCGCATCTACCGCAAGCTCGAGTGTGACGACGCGGTGGGCGCCCTGGTGGCCTTCATGCGGGAGGTGACGATGCTCCTTCCCGCCGCGGCGTCTCCGAGCTGA
- the gloA gene encoding lactoylglutathione lyase: MRILHTMLRVGNLEKSLDFYTRVIGMKLLRRHDYPDGKFTLAFVGFGPEDTHPALELTYNWGVEKYELGSAYGHVALGVNDIHGTCDAIRKAGGKVVREPGPMKHGTTVIAFVEDPDGYRVELIQQGT, translated from the coding sequence ATGAGAATCCTGCACACCATGCTGCGCGTCGGGAACCTGGAGAAGTCGCTCGACTTCTACACCCGCGTCATCGGGATGAAGCTGCTGCGCCGCCACGACTACCCGGATGGGAAGTTCACCCTGGCCTTCGTCGGCTTCGGCCCCGAGGACACGCACCCCGCGCTGGAGCTGACCTACAACTGGGGCGTCGAGAAGTACGAACTGGGCTCGGCGTACGGCCACGTGGCCCTGGGCGTGAATGACATCCACGGTACCTGCGACGCCATCCGCAAGGCGGGCGGCAAGGTGGTGCGCGAGCCGGGTCCGATGAAGCACGGCACCACCGTGATTGCCTTCGTCGAGGACCCGGACGGCTACCGCGTGGAGCTGATTCAGCAGGGGACGTGA